One stretch of Serinicoccus hydrothermalis DNA includes these proteins:
- a CDS encoding transposase, whose translation MATAPGQVWSWDITKLRGPDRGVFYDLYVVLDIFSRFAVAWTIAAREDAQIAKNMLEHAMGIHGVPEAIHADRGTSMTSKPVAQLLVDLGVARSHSRPHVSNDNPYSEAAFKTLKYAPVFPERFGSLADARAFAGQFFSYYNHEHRHSGIGLHTPASVHYGTVGQVRAQRQFTLDAAYAAHPERFGNRRPEPPRLPQAAWINQPSQEALIQTA comes from the coding sequence GTGGCCACCGCCCCGGGGCAGGTATGGAGCTGGGACATCACGAAACTGCGCGGCCCAGACCGCGGCGTGTTCTACGACCTGTACGTCGTGCTCGACATCTTCTCCCGCTTCGCCGTCGCCTGGACGATCGCGGCCCGCGAGGACGCGCAGATCGCCAAGAACATGCTCGAGCACGCCATGGGCATCCACGGCGTGCCCGAGGCGATCCACGCCGACCGGGGCACCTCGATGACCTCCAAACCGGTCGCCCAGCTGCTGGTGGACCTGGGCGTGGCCCGGTCTCACTCCCGCCCGCACGTCTCGAACGACAACCCGTACAGCGAGGCCGCGTTCAAGACCCTCAAGTACGCCCCGGTCTTCCCCGAGCGGTTCGGGTCCCTGGCCGACGCCCGCGCGTTCGCCGGGCAGTTTTTCTCCTACTACAACCACGAGCACCGCCACTCCGGCATCGGGCTGCACACCCCCGCCAGTGTCCACTACGGCACCGTCGGCCAGGTCCGCGCTCAGCGCCAGTTCACCCTGGACGCGGCCTACGCCGCCCACCCAGAGCGGTTCGGCAACCGCCGGCCCGAGCCGCCCAGACTGCCCCAGGCAGCGTGGATCAACCAGCCCTCACAGGAGGCCCTCATACAGACCGCCTGA
- a CDS encoding transposase, protein MTMTTADVGTDDGVMSPRADQPKRRKFTAEFKAAILAEYDAADRGERGAILRREGLYSSHIIEWRKAAAAGAQAGLAGPPRDRRDKEMQALRARAEKAEAELARTKAALDLVGKAHALLETLSESAEQPPRSRR, encoded by the coding sequence ATGACGATGACGACAGCTGATGTCGGCACCGATGATGGGGTTATGTCCCCTCGCGCTGACCAGCCGAAGCGGCGGAAGTTCACCGCTGAGTTCAAGGCCGCGATCCTGGCCGAGTACGACGCGGCCGACCGCGGTGAGCGGGGCGCGATCCTGCGCCGGGAGGGCCTTTACAGCTCACACATCATCGAGTGGCGCAAGGCCGCCGCAGCCGGCGCGCAAGCCGGGCTGGCCGGCCCGCCACGCGACCGGCGGGACAAGGAGATGCAGGCGCTGCGGGCACGGGCGGAGAAGGCCGAGGCCGAGCTGGCCCGCACGAAAGCTGCCCTGGATCTGGTGGGAAAAGCACACGCGCTCTTGGAGACGCTCTCCGAGAGCGCGGAGCAACCGCCGCGGTCGCGGCGGTGA
- a CDS encoding AAA family ATPase: MTEQTVARPAEFASVYVERVTTRNFRGITECTVELEPDLTLLVGRNNVGKSRILSALQLAFGGRPADVDDFTVGDTSEPEIDVFVAPGPPSSEADEDAFDEAFGRRFAGFSQTTQEEPFRERVAWRTHVRRSSEGTGARSEAVFLTFNAVSGIWIEQGRPFPLSRDHRQAFAVDLVNTGRDLMEELGRRGSSIRKVLSDLEMVEADRDSLELQLTTLGHDIVTGSRTLSSIAGSLRQLNRLIGSMGAPELNALPLRLEELARSISIDLNSGNGAMPIRLHGAGSRSLASLQVQGVLYERRLGTDGPPVRPHPLTLIEEPEAHLHPQASLELAGLLSNLRGQKVLSTHSPQLVTAVDPRCIRILPGGKPELRVIDLGPAESDAAATHRAFRPSAHRAEMEKLRRLVERPFGELLFANALVIGDGASERAFLPVVLRHALNEKAHGICVIDPESMNGTLAHAAVKFANMIGMPWFLFADSDIEGQRAVKGLLAAHGASDVTKVVWAMGVDGSGDPIEGAFEEMLTVFDRELCRRACMDIGVVVADSDSVLHAMKELKGNGGTAFASRLIEEYPSVSNWPSSLQTLISRLGAVL, translated from the coding sequence ATGACGGAACAGACAGTCGCTCGGCCAGCCGAGTTCGCATCCGTCTACGTCGAGCGGGTTACTACCCGCAACTTTCGAGGCATCACTGAATGCACAGTGGAGTTGGAGCCTGACTTAACACTCCTAGTGGGGCGTAACAACGTCGGTAAGTCCCGTATCCTCAGCGCGTTGCAACTCGCCTTCGGCGGCCGCCCAGCTGATGTGGACGACTTCACCGTCGGGGATACGTCGGAACCTGAGATTGACGTATTCGTAGCCCCGGGCCCGCCCAGTTCGGAGGCTGATGAGGACGCCTTCGACGAGGCTTTCGGACGGCGGTTCGCGGGGTTCAGTCAGACCACGCAGGAGGAGCCCTTCCGAGAGCGGGTCGCTTGGCGGACCCATGTACGGCGGTCTTCCGAAGGAACTGGGGCCAGGTCGGAGGCGGTATTCCTGACCTTCAACGCAGTGAGCGGCATCTGGATCGAGCAAGGACGGCCGTTCCCTCTTTCTCGCGACCATCGTCAGGCGTTCGCGGTAGACCTCGTGAATACAGGCCGCGACTTAATGGAGGAGCTCGGCCGACGCGGTTCGAGCATTCGCAAGGTACTGAGTGACCTTGAGATGGTGGAGGCCGACCGCGACTCGCTTGAGTTGCAGTTGACGACACTAGGTCACGATATCGTAACCGGAAGCAGGACCTTGTCGTCCATCGCAGGATCGCTTCGCCAGTTGAACCGTCTAATTGGGAGCATGGGTGCACCCGAGCTAAATGCACTGCCTCTACGGTTAGAAGAACTTGCCCGGTCAATCTCGATCGACCTCAATAGCGGTAACGGAGCGATGCCGATTCGACTCCACGGGGCGGGATCCAGAAGTCTGGCCTCGCTCCAAGTTCAGGGCGTACTCTATGAGCGCCGACTCGGAACAGACGGTCCTCCGGTAAGGCCACACCCACTCACGCTAATCGAGGAGCCAGAAGCCCACCTACACCCGCAGGCGAGCCTGGAACTGGCCGGCCTGCTGAGCAACCTCCGGGGACAGAAGGTTCTTAGTACTCATTCGCCGCAGTTAGTGACGGCGGTTGACCCGCGATGCATTCGGATACTACCGGGCGGCAAGCCAGAACTGCGCGTGATTGATCTAGGTCCCGCTGAGTCCGACGCTGCGGCGACGCACCGAGCCTTCAGGCCGAGCGCACACCGGGCCGAAATGGAGAAGCTGCGGCGATTGGTGGAACGGCCGTTTGGGGAACTTCTGTTTGCCAATGCCTTGGTGATAGGCGACGGAGCGAGTGAGCGAGCCTTTTTGCCAGTGGTTCTTCGACACGCCCTGAATGAGAAGGCACACGGAATTTGCGTGATCGATCCAGAGAGCATGAACGGGACACTCGCTCATGCCGCTGTTAAGTTCGCGAATATGATCGGCATGCCTTGGTTCTTATTCGCTGACTCGGATATTGAGGGTCAGCGGGCTGTGAAGGGACTGCTTGCCGCCCACGGGGCCAGCGACGTGACTAAGGTCGTTTGGGCAATGGGCGTAGATGGCTCGGGAGACCCGATCGAAGGTGCGTTCGAGGAGATGCTTACAGTATTCGACAGGGAACTTTGTCGTAGAGCGTGTATGGACATTGGGGTGGTGGTGGCCGATTCAGATTCAGTGCTACACGCGATGAAGGAACTCAAGGGCAACGGTGGAACTGCGTTCGCAAGCAGGTTGATCGAGGAGTATCCGTCCGTGAGCAACTGGCCGAGTTCCCTCCAGACTCTAATCAGCCGACTTGGTGCGGTGTTGTGA
- the istB gene encoding IS21-like element helper ATPase IstB, with protein MSAATPAVTALGADAAQAAVTAAAKALGLPTVREEAARYAAAAAKARLTHLAFLAEVLSAECDDREHRRRQRRINEAKFPRHKRLSDFDTARLPDLPAATLAHLGTGAWIEAGQPLVLLGDSGTGKTHLLIALGMAAAEQGHRVRYITTAALVNELTEAADDKQLTRVVNRYARLDLLCLDEIGYVHLDPRGAELLFQIITAREERASIACASNAPFSEWGTTFTDPRLAAAVVDRLTFNAHIINTGTQSYRLATTRTRQEVTPPR; from the coding sequence ATGAGCGCGGCCACGCCAGCGGTCACCGCGCTCGGTGCCGACGCCGCCCAGGCCGCGGTCACCGCCGCCGCCAAGGCCCTGGGGCTGCCGACCGTGCGGGAGGAAGCCGCCCGGTACGCGGCCGCGGCGGCCAAGGCCCGCCTGACCCACCTGGCATTCCTGGCCGAGGTGCTCTCCGCCGAGTGCGACGACCGTGAGCACCGGCGCCGACAACGTCGGATCAACGAGGCCAAGTTCCCCCGCCACAAGCGCCTGTCCGACTTCGACACCGCCCGCCTGCCCGACCTGCCCGCCGCGACCCTGGCCCACCTGGGCACCGGCGCGTGGATCGAGGCCGGGCAACCGCTGGTGCTGCTCGGCGACTCCGGAACCGGCAAGACGCACCTACTCATCGCCCTGGGCATGGCCGCGGCCGAGCAGGGTCACCGGGTCCGCTACATCACCACCGCGGCCCTGGTCAACGAGCTGACCGAGGCCGCCGACGACAAGCAGCTCACCCGCGTGGTCAACCGGTACGCCCGACTGGACCTGCTGTGCCTGGACGAGATCGGCTACGTCCACCTCGACCCCCGCGGGGCCGAGCTGCTCTTCCAGATCATCACCGCCCGCGAGGAACGAGCCTCCATCGCCTGCGCGTCCAACGCCCCGTTCAGCGAGTGGGGCACCACCTTCACCGACCCCCGACTGGCCGCCGCCGTCGTCGACCGGCTCACCTTCAACGCCCACATCATCAACACCGGCACCCAGTCCTACCGACTCGCTACCACCCGCACCCGCCAGGAGGTGACCCCACCACGCTGA
- a CDS encoding excinuclease ABC subunit A, with amino-acid sequence MDGRVEVWGARLHNLRDVDVSLPRGALVAVTGVSGSGKSSLAFGTIHGESQRRYLDSVAPYARRLLHGALDPQVRDVGGLPPTVALEQGRGAGGARSTVGTVTTTGATLRMLLSRCGAYPEGAERLDSDHFSANTAQGACPRCGGLGVEHEPTEASMVPDDSLSIAEGAIAAWPGAWLGKNYRDIVATLGHDIDAPWRELPAATREWILFTDEQPVVTVVPVRDAERINRPYQGTFSSAARYVRRTLAETKSATSRRRMLRFVETRPCPECGGRRLRPDALAVTWQGLAIDEAAALPVDALVSVLRERRGELQGEDAQAQAEQVLVEDLLGRLELLLDLGLGHLSLDRPAAGVSSGELQRLRLATALRSGLFGVVYVLDEPSAGLHPRDVDQLMRLLRALVAAGNTVVVVEHDMAVVRQCDWVVDVGPGAGRDGGEVLWSGPVAGLAGAEESPTAAYLDDPVHLAEVLGEDAPAGGREPSGALELRGLRRYTVRGVDLDLPLGVVTVVTGVSGSGKTSLLDAVHDVVGAQLARVEDLEEAVEAEGDDEGFDEGEDDASAGSVRAVGAGAPRRVVRITQKPIGRSPRSTLATYTGLWDAVRRTFAATPEARERGFTASRFSFNTKVGQCPTCGGEGAVAVELLFLPGTYAPCPTCHGDRFGPETLEVRWQGHTVADLLRMSVREAREVLAEVPAAARALQALDALGLGYLQLGQSATELSGGEAQRIKLATELQKQRRSATLYLFDEPTTGLHPADVHRLLAQLHALADHGHTVVVAEHDPVAVATADVVVELGPGAGDEGGRIVAVRGRT; translated from the coding sequence ATGGACGGTCGGGTCGAGGTCTGGGGAGCGCGGCTGCACAACCTGCGCGACGTCGACGTCAGCCTCCCCCGCGGCGCGCTCGTCGCGGTGACCGGGGTGAGCGGGTCGGGCAAGTCGAGCCTGGCCTTCGGCACGATCCACGGGGAGTCGCAGCGGCGCTACCTCGACTCCGTCGCGCCGTATGCCCGTCGCCTCCTGCACGGCGCGCTCGACCCACAGGTGCGCGACGTGGGCGGGCTGCCGCCGACGGTCGCGCTGGAGCAGGGCCGAGGGGCGGGCGGCGCGCGGTCGACCGTCGGCACGGTGACCACGACCGGGGCGACGCTCCGGATGCTGCTGAGCCGGTGCGGGGCATACCCCGAGGGCGCGGAGCGGCTCGACTCCGACCACTTCTCGGCGAACACGGCACAGGGTGCGTGCCCGCGCTGCGGCGGGCTGGGGGTGGAGCACGAGCCGACCGAGGCCTCGATGGTGCCGGACGACTCGCTCTCGATCGCGGAGGGCGCGATCGCGGCGTGGCCGGGGGCGTGGCTGGGCAAGAACTACCGCGACATCGTCGCCACGCTCGGGCACGACATCGACGCGCCGTGGCGCGAGCTGCCCGCAGCGACGCGGGAGTGGATCCTCTTCACCGACGAGCAGCCGGTGGTCACGGTGGTGCCGGTGCGCGACGCGGAGCGGATCAACCGGCCCTACCAGGGCACGTTCTCCTCGGCGGCGCGGTATGTCCGGCGCACGCTCGCGGAGACGAAGAGCGCGACGTCGCGGCGGCGGATGCTGCGGTTCGTCGAGACGCGGCCGTGCCCGGAGTGCGGTGGGCGGCGGCTGCGGCCGGACGCGCTGGCGGTGACGTGGCAGGGGCTGGCGATCGACGAGGCGGCGGCGCTGCCGGTGGACGCTTTGGTGTCGGTGCTGCGGGAGCGGCGCGGGGAGCTCCAGGGCGAGGACGCCCAGGCGCAGGCGGAGCAGGTGCTGGTGGAGGACCTGCTGGGGCGGCTGGAGCTGCTGCTCGACCTGGGGCTGGGTCACCTGTCGCTGGACCGGCCGGCGGCGGGGGTGTCCTCGGGCGAGCTGCAGCGGCTGCGGCTGGCGACGGCGCTGAGGTCGGGGCTCTTCGGGGTGGTCTATGTGCTCGACGAGCCGTCGGCCGGGCTGCACCCGCGCGACGTCGACCAGCTGATGCGGCTGCTGCGTGCGCTCGTGGCGGCGGGCAACACGGTCGTGGTGGTCGAGCACGACATGGCGGTGGTGCGGCAGTGCGACTGGGTGGTCGACGTCGGGCCGGGCGCCGGGCGCGACGGCGGGGAGGTGCTGTGGTCCGGGCCGGTCGCGGGGCTGGCCGGGGCGGAGGAGTCGCCGACGGCGGCGTACCTGGACGACCCGGTGCACCTTGCTGAGGTGCTGGGCGAAGATGCCCCGGCCGGTGGGCGGGAGCCGTCCGGGGCGTTGGAGCTGCGCGGGTTGCGGCGGTATACCGTGCGGGGCGTCGACCTCGACCTGCCGCTCGGGGTCGTCACCGTGGTGACGGGGGTGTCCGGGTCGGGCAAGACGAGCCTGCTCGACGCGGTGCACGACGTGGTCGGGGCGCAGCTCGCGAGGGTGGAGGATCTCGAGGAGGCGGTCGAGGCGGAGGGGGACGACGAGGGGTTCGACGAGGGCGAGGACGATGCCTCGGCGGGATCGGTGCGAGCCGTGGGCGCGGGGGCTCCCCGGCGGGTCGTGCGGATCACGCAGAAGCCGATCGGCCGGTCGCCGCGGTCGACGCTGGCCACCTACACCGGGCTGTGGGACGCGGTGCGCAGGACGTTCGCCGCGACGCCGGAGGCGCGGGAGCGCGGCTTCACCGCCTCCCGGTTCAGCTTCAACACGAAGGTCGGCCAGTGCCCGACGTGCGGCGGCGAGGGCGCGGTGGCCGTCGAGCTCCTCTTCCTACCCGGCACGTATGCCCCGTGCCCCACCTGCCACGGCGACCGGTTCGGCCCGGAGACGCTGGAGGTCCGGTGGCAGGGGCACACCGTCGCGGACCTGCTGCGGATGAGCGTGCGCGAGGCGCGAGAGGTCCTGGCCGAGGTGCCGGCGGCGGCACGGGCGTTGCAAGCGTTGGATGCCCTGGGGCTGGGATACCTGCAGCTCGGGCAGTCGGCCACCGAGCTCTCCGGCGGCGAAGCGCAGCGGATCAAGCTCGCGACCGAGCTGCAGAAGCAGCGCCGCAGCGCCACGCTCTACCTCTTCGACGAGCCGACCACCGGCCTGCACCCCGCCGACGTGCACCGGCTCCTGGCGCAGCTGCACGCGCTGGCCGACCACGGGCATACCGTCGTGGTGGCCGAGCACGACCCGGTGGCTGTGGCGACGGCAGACGTAGTGGTCGAGCTGGGGCCGGGTGCTGGGGATGAAGGCGGCCGAATCGTGGCGGTCCGTGGGCGGACGTGA
- a CDS encoding ATP-dependent helicase → MTGPNLVELVPSPEQAAAIASDDEAVVVVASAGSGKTEVVARRVERLLEESSESLGRVLAVTYTVKAAAELRERFRVRLGNVSRRIETETVHGFAHALLRQHGTHIGLPAEPELMVRDEDRAELLDRWLEDTGIDPPDNTLETLRRLDLARATRTHCEFLDEWEQALQNAGALDYPGLLLAATELLAVKSVKRQIGRVYEQVIVDEAQNLTPAQYELLMTLTSESDGRLTTPTMLVGDDKQSIVSFAGADPKLMLRFAEQFNATRFDLTANFRSATAIAQAVEAVAARLGNTNPIGEFAAAGEVSVREERDEASEADLVANWVEELLTRGLRPDVLAPDESATAQPEQIAVLARSGSALKSVRAALAERGIEFASSSTSGEWLASTPGRIAMEIVSLRTSEEHRSTHWQLGRLLNISEDKVSTASQLADVLQAHADPSAAALAVAAQVGSVSDFAAALSSVELPDSVPREELAAWESDLSLLVEAWSRFDAEVDRAAVTWGNFKLFCAKQQRGDDLAPGVRLLTIHKAQGREFLAVAVVGLNDGQLPDFRATSEEDLKAELRTFYVAISRARRSLLLTRPASRMTRYGSRASSASRFLELIQ, encoded by the coding sequence ATGACAGGTCCAAACTTGGTCGAGCTAGTGCCGAGTCCGGAGCAGGCGGCGGCCATTGCGAGTGACGATGAAGCCGTAGTCGTTGTGGCGAGTGCTGGGAGCGGGAAAACGGAGGTAGTAGCAAGGCGCGTGGAGCGCCTGCTTGAGGAGAGTTCCGAGTCGCTGGGTCGCGTTCTGGCTGTAACTTATACAGTCAAGGCAGCTGCCGAGTTGCGAGAGCGGTTTCGGGTTCGTCTCGGGAACGTTTCTCGGCGGATCGAGACCGAAACAGTGCACGGCTTCGCGCACGCTCTGCTCCGGCAGCATGGGACGCACATCGGTTTGCCCGCCGAGCCTGAACTAATGGTTCGTGACGAAGATCGGGCTGAGCTCCTAGACCGCTGGCTCGAGGACACGGGAATCGACCCCCCCGACAATACGCTGGAGACTCTTCGTCGACTGGACCTAGCTCGGGCCACTCGAACCCATTGTGAGTTCTTGGACGAATGGGAACAGGCGCTCCAGAACGCCGGTGCGCTTGATTACCCTGGCCTACTTTTGGCAGCGACCGAGCTTTTGGCGGTGAAATCTGTCAAGAGGCAGATAGGTCGAGTCTATGAGCAGGTGATTGTAGATGAGGCTCAGAACCTGACCCCAGCGCAGTACGAACTCCTGATGACTTTGACGTCTGAGAGCGACGGTCGACTGACCACGCCGACTATGTTAGTGGGCGACGACAAACAATCCATCGTGAGTTTCGCCGGTGCGGACCCTAAGCTCATGCTGCGATTTGCGGAGCAGTTCAACGCCACCCGCTTTGACTTGACTGCGAACTTCCGCTCTGCGACGGCCATTGCTCAAGCCGTAGAGGCGGTTGCGGCCCGGCTGGGCAACACTAACCCTATCGGCGAATTTGCGGCCGCAGGGGAGGTCAGCGTTCGCGAGGAACGCGATGAGGCGTCAGAAGCGGACTTGGTGGCGAATTGGGTCGAGGAGTTGCTAACTCGGGGGCTCAGGCCGGATGTCCTCGCCCCGGACGAGAGCGCCACAGCGCAACCCGAACAGATCGCTGTTCTCGCTCGGTCAGGCAGCGCGCTCAAGTCTGTCCGCGCAGCGCTGGCAGAGCGCGGCATTGAATTCGCATCTTCGAGTACGTCCGGCGAATGGCTCGCCAGTACCCCAGGCCGGATCGCAATGGAGATCGTCTCCCTTCGTACGTCGGAAGAGCACCGTTCGACACACTGGCAATTGGGACGCTTGCTGAATATCTCCGAAGATAAGGTCTCCACGGCCAGCCAACTCGCGGACGTATTGCAGGCCCACGCTGATCCCTCAGCCGCTGCTTTGGCCGTAGCAGCCCAGGTAGGCAGTGTTAGTGACTTTGCAGCGGCGCTCAGTTCGGTAGAGCTGCCGGATTCCGTTCCGCGTGAGGAACTCGCCGCTTGGGAATCTGACCTGAGCCTACTCGTGGAGGCGTGGTCCCGCTTTGACGCCGAGGTGGATCGTGCCGCAGTGACATGGGGGAACTTCAAGTTGTTCTGTGCCAAGCAGCAGCGAGGTGATGATTTGGCCCCAGGGGTACGTCTGCTAACGATTCATAAGGCCCAAGGCCGGGAATTCCTTGCCGTTGCGGTTGTGGGACTTAACGACGGTCAACTCCCCGACTTTCGTGCAACGTCAGAGGAGGACCTAAAGGCCGAGTTGAGGACGTTCTACGTGGCTATCAGCCGGGCGCGGCGCTCGTTGCTCTTAACTCGCCCCGCGTCTCGAATGACGAGGTACGGAAGCAGGGCATCAAGCGCTTCGAGGTTCCTCGAACTTATTCAGTAG
- the istA gene encoding IS21 family transposase, which produces MKERSRVEQFERIRRDRRDEGLSIRELARKHRVHRRTVRAALADAVPPPRKVPEREAPVTGAHVELVRSWLTQDLDAPRKQRHTARRVWQRLIEEEGAVVAESTVRNLVAGLRAEVAGSQTQVMIVQEHPPGEEAEVDFGEFRASIGGVVLRLWMFCMRLSHSGRAFHYAYANQSQESFLDGHVRAFAAFGGTPTGMIRYDNLKPAVIRCALGRERFEHPRFVALRSHYGFDSFYCQPGIEGAHEKGGVEGEIGRFRRRHLTPVPHVGSLAALNEAMAAADARDDARRIGARRVTVGAMFADEAPLLLALPPVPFDASAALSVRVDAKARVCVRQSYYSVPARYAGTRLDVALGATTVRVLDRGTVIAEHVRSLHKGSQDLVLDHYLEVLTRKPGALAGSSALATARANRTFTPVHEAYWRAARARLGDSGGTRALIEALLLHRTLPTHAVLTGITEATTAGVFDADVIAMTARRLLHATPSPPPVPVPEGAPPAALVHRPAPCLGSYDQLLTGAGA; this is translated from the coding sequence GTGAAGGAGAGATCGAGAGTGGAGCAGTTCGAACGTATCCGACGCGACCGGCGCGATGAAGGCCTGTCGATCAGAGAGCTCGCCAGGAAGCACCGTGTGCACCGGCGCACGGTCCGTGCGGCGTTGGCCGACGCGGTCCCACCGCCACGGAAGGTGCCCGAGCGTGAGGCACCTGTCACGGGTGCGCACGTGGAACTCGTGCGGTCCTGGTTGACGCAGGACCTGGACGCGCCCCGCAAGCAGCGGCACACCGCCCGCCGGGTCTGGCAGCGGCTGATCGAGGAGGAAGGAGCGGTCGTGGCCGAGTCCACGGTGCGCAACCTCGTGGCCGGCCTACGCGCCGAGGTCGCCGGGTCACAGACCCAGGTGATGATCGTCCAGGAGCACCCGCCGGGTGAGGAGGCCGAGGTCGACTTCGGTGAGTTCCGCGCCAGCATCGGCGGCGTCGTGCTGCGGCTGTGGATGTTCTGCATGCGCCTGTCGCACTCGGGCCGGGCGTTCCACTACGCCTACGCCAACCAGTCCCAGGAGTCTTTCCTGGACGGGCACGTGCGCGCGTTCGCCGCGTTCGGCGGGACACCGACCGGGATGATCCGCTACGACAACCTCAAGCCCGCGGTCATCCGGTGCGCGTTGGGCAGGGAACGGTTCGAACACCCACGCTTCGTTGCCCTGCGGTCGCACTACGGCTTCGACTCTTTCTACTGCCAGCCCGGGATCGAGGGCGCGCACGAGAAAGGCGGGGTCGAAGGAGAGATCGGCCGGTTCCGTCGCCGGCACCTGACCCCGGTCCCGCACGTGGGCTCCCTGGCCGCGCTGAACGAGGCGATGGCCGCCGCCGACGCCCGCGACGACGCCCGCCGCATCGGCGCCCGCCGGGTCACCGTCGGAGCCATGTTCGCGGACGAGGCCCCGCTGCTGCTGGCGTTGCCACCAGTCCCCTTCGACGCTTCGGCGGCACTGTCGGTGCGGGTGGACGCCAAGGCGCGAGTGTGCGTGCGCCAGTCGTACTACTCGGTCCCGGCCCGCTACGCCGGGACCCGCCTGGACGTCGCGCTCGGCGCCACGACCGTGCGGGTGCTGGACCGCGGCACGGTGATCGCCGAGCACGTCCGCTCCCTGCACAAGGGCTCCCAGGACCTGGTGCTGGACCACTACCTGGAGGTCCTGACCCGCAAACCCGGCGCCCTGGCCGGCTCGAGCGCGTTGGCGACCGCCCGGGCGAACCGGACGTTCACCCCGGTCCACGAGGCGTACTGGAGGGCCGCCCGTGCCCGCCTGGGCGACAGCGGCGGCACCAGGGCGTTGATCGAGGCGCTGCTGCTGCACCGCACCCTGCCCACCCACGCGGTGCTGACCGGGATCACCGAGGCCACGACAGCCGGGGTCTTCGACGCCGACGTCATCGCCATGACCGCCCGCCGGCTCCTGCACGCGACGCCCAGCCCGCCACCGGTGCCCGTGCCCGAGGGTGCACCACCAGCGGCCCTGGTCCACCGCCCGGCGCCCTGCCTGGGTTCCTACGACCAGCTGCTCACCGGGGCCGGAGCATGA